cacacacactcacacacacacacacgaaaagggAAATAAAGTCAACAGAAGATTTGCTTGTTTTTCGTCTGTGTGTGCAGCAGTCTAGAATTTATCTTTGCAATGTATGTGAATGGCCACTAGATGGCATCCGGAACCCTTAGACTCTTAAGGATTGACTAGAAGCCAGTTTTAAGGATGCCTTTAGCAAAGTAGACCTAACCTCAGGGTTTGTGACAATTACAGAAACCAAACATCACACAAAAGGCCAACAATTAAAGCAGTTAGGTCCCAGGTTATCAGAACACGGATTGGTGATTTCCTGTCATTTACTAAACAAAATTCAtagtctttgtgtttgtttataacCCTCTTGGTTTTCCTGCATCCAAGGGGAATCCCCTCCTGCTCCTCAACTCAGTCCCAGCCAGGGGTGCCCGAGCCCCAACAAGGACTTCCTTGTGACTATTCTGGATGTTGTTTCCTTTTTAGGGTGTTTGAAGTCACaggggaggaaggcaggcaggctgtgATGGAGACTGAGCTTCAGAGAAAGCAGGCATTAGGCAAGAGTCGGGTCCCCAAGGTGGTGTGGGAAGCCAGGCAGagaagaggagggcagagggTGCTGCCTGGCTAATCTGAGGCCGATGGGTGCCtggcacacacaccctcccccacTGCAGGAAGACACCAGGCCTGAGTGACATTATGCAAGGGTCTAGGAACAACTTGACAGCCTCCTGGGCCCGAGTTCTCCATTCATGAAGTTCTCCCTCCCAGGAAAGCCACGCTGGTGCAGCTGAGTGGGCCTGGGACTCAGCTATGAGCAGCCCTAGAGgtgtctccctccccccccccctcccccccaccccagctgacTCTTCAGGAGGAACTGAGGACCAGAGTCGACTGACTGTCTGCCTAAGGCCAGGTGGAGGAGCCAGGATACATGAGGGCTCTAACATAACATCCCTTTCTCCCCTGCTGCCTGTGCCCAGTCTGGGGACGCGGCCTGGACAAAGTGGTCAAGAAGGGACAGAGGGTGGCCAGAGAGACTCTGGGTGGCTCTGGTGTGAAGGCTGAGGTCACAGGGTGGTATGTTGCAAGGGAAGAGTGACTGGTCCAAAAAAGCAAAGCACTTGCCCAAGGACCGAAAAGCAGCTGACTTCTGCAGCTTATCCCCGCAGCCTCACGGGCCACTCCCAGCCTGACTGTCCAGAACCTGGCTTGGAGGGAGGCCCAGGAGGATTGCCTGGGACCTAAgcccaccttcccctcccctctgttgGTTCACAGGGATCTCCTACCAGCGGCTGGTGAGGGCTGAGCAGGGCCTGCCCATCAGGAGCCACCGAAGTTCCACTGTGTGAGTGTTCttgggggagggagaagcaggaccTTCCACCCTTTCCATCCCCCTGCATCAGCACTCACCCATTCCAGTCACCAACCAACAAGGAACCCGGGAACTGCTGACTATGGTGGTGTTTTGTACTTGAGTTCCATTATCCTGCCTTAGGTCTGCCTTcagactgatttatttttattttcctttttaatgagtgttttgtctgcatgtatgtatgtctgtgcccatagaggccagaagaaggtatcagatctcctggggctggagttacagatggtcgtaAGCTGCCCTATgggtggggattgaacctgggacctctggaaaagcagccaggccagtgctcttaaccaccgagccatctctccagtccctttcctTCAGATTCTAAAAGCGAGCCAGCACACATTACTCTCTTCATCTCTAATTTTCAGATGAAGAGACTGGAGGTCAGAGAGGCCAAATAATttccccaagatcacacagcGAGTGGCTGAGTCAGGATCTGATTTAGCCTTGCTCAAGGACCACTACCTTTTCCATGGTGTCTTTCTTCTGTTCCTAAAACAGTGCTTCCCACATTCTTTTTATCTGAATTTATACtaaaaaatacactttaaactgggagtggtgtcacacacctgcaGTCCCCACATGTAAGACAGAAGAGGGTAAGGTAAAGGCCAcgctggactacacagtgagaccaaatatatagtgtgtgtgtgtgtgtgtgtgtgtgtgtgtgtgtgtgtgtgttcgttcgtTTTGaattgcttttgagacagggtcttacactgTAGCTCACACTAGCCTAGAGCTTCCTATATAGCCCCATCTGATCTGCAATTTGTATCAATTCTCTGCCTCAGtttgctgagtgctgagatttctgGCATGAGTTATCACACCTGACTCTTTGGGTCTGCAGTTGGGAAAATACTAGAGAATGGACCCATGCTGAGGACCTGCCAGTGCTCTCCAAGTTTGTGAGTGCCAGAAACCCAGGGACCcaggacctctctctctctctctctctctctctctctctctctctctctctctctcactgtctctctctctctcactgtctcacagacacacacatcacaccactgAGCACACACTTCTCTAGGCACTTGAAACACTTCTAAGTTAAAAATGAGCCAACAAAAAAGCCTGTGGCAGAtgctgagaaacagaaaagatagAAAGTCCGGACAGTTCATCCCTTATCTTCAGTGGATCCGGTCCTAGTAGCCACACAGTAGGTGCCTGTAGCCATGGAGAGTGTCAAACCCTCTACATACCAAAAACTTTCTGTGTCTCTTTGGTATATCCAAAAATGCCAGAGTGTGCCTtggtaaaattaagaaaaataaggatATATCACTTGAATACAACCCTGAGATGCCTGGGTGGCTCATCTGATCACTGAGACTACTTACTGAGTAATGGACAGGCCTTGTATAGGGTGGGTATGCCAGACCAAAGGAAGATCCGGGTCTCCGGTGAATGGAACTGGACTGCCTGCGGTTTAAACTGATGGACtgtttgtttctggaatttttcaTTGTATACATTTGGAGCATGGTGGACCGCAGGCAACTGAGCCCTTGGGTAAGGAGGGCTGTATGCAGTAGTTGAGTAAGCAAATAAGGTAGTTCCAGAGCCCTGAAGAGGTGGACTAGTGAATAACCACTAGTACTTTCTCATTGTTCGCTACAACTCTGAGCCTTATTCTCTTATTAAAttacaagttttgtttttattttacgtgtatgggtgttttgcctgcatgtatgtcttttcCCCCTTGTGAGTAGCTagggcctgcagaggtcagaggagagcatcagatcccctaggactagagttacagatggttattagctaccatgtgggtgatgggaatcgaacctgggtctctggaagggcagccagtgctcctaactgctgagccatctctccaggccctcagcACTGTTCTAAGCATCCTTATTAATATGGATTCACTGAAGCCTCGTATTAACCCTGTGAGAAAGGGCCTtccttctccaacaaggcaactGAAGACCTAAAGTTGCCAGGGAAGCTTAGGGTTCGAAAATGTTCTCATGTTCATTGTCTGTTAACTGAGACCAGTGACAAGATCGTtgcagagaaatcaagctggacaGGGCAGGGGCACAGCTGTCCTTGTCCTGCATACAGTGGGGTTCAACACATATCTGTGGTAGGAAGGGATGACCTCGTGCTCAGCAGGGCCTCAGCCAGTCACGTTCATAGAGTCTGCCTCTTTTTAATTCTGAGTAGagaattaacaaaacaaaataaaaaaatcagtgtctCTGATGGATGGGGACTGTCTGtctttgttctctgacctgctcCCCTCCCTTTGGGCAGACACTTGTAGAGCCTGGAGACGGTGGGGGGTGTGGAGGGGTGGGAACCCTGCCTCCTTGGTGCCTCTCTGCCCTGGAGTTTGATGCAGTGGGATTGTGAGAGAGCAGGTTCAGACCATTTCTGCTACAGCCCTTGTGGGTTAACATTCTGAGGTTCTGAAACCCACAGAGAACCGAGAAAGGCGAGAAAGGCCGCTGTGACGCACCCCAGGCCCCGTGATTCTCTTAATATTTGAATGTGTTTGAAAGTTTCCATAACAAAGAAATTTGAACATTGACACCACAGGGGCCCCAGGTGTCCTgctgggtgggagggagaggtggCCCAGCTCTTGCCTCTCCCAGCCCCAAACCAGAAGCCCGGTCCCTCTGGGCTGGTTTAGAAAGATGTCCCCAGGAGTGGAGGATTCGGAGGCAGGTCTGACTGGACACCCTTTCCTCTGGGCAGATGTCACCCAGGCCACCATAAAGGGTATTCACGGCAGGCCTGCTCTCTCTCCCCTGAAAAATGATCACTGGACTTCAAATCACCTGGACTTATAGTCATCCTTTCGTGAATAACTCATATCCATTCAGATTTCCCAAAGGAATAAATGACTATGTAAAAATCAAGGCAGCACAGTAAGTTAAGGGCAGAGAATCATGGGCCAGACTGGAATACATAGCATGAGGCTGTCTTAAAATCAAACTTAAGGTCAACCTTaggtttaaaagtaaattcaggtttttgttcttgttttttgtttgtttgtttgttttgagaaagaatctATTGTATTCCTAGCTAGCCTAGAAACTGGTATGTAgacaaggttgaccttgaacttctgaccctctagACTCTCACTCACAAGTGCTAGGGTTTGTGTGGGGATCGAACCCATGGCTTCTTGCATGCTAGATAATTACTCTTAATaattgagctgcatccccagctcttCAAGTTCagtgtaagaaaaatatttatttttaattgtgtgtgtgtgtgtgtgtgtgtgtgtgtgtgtgtgtgtgtgtgtgttgaggggaatatatgtatgtgagtacagATGCCTGTAGAGGTTAGAAGTGTCCAATCCCCTGGAGCttggttacagatggttgtgagctgccacatggatgctgggaacacaggTTCTCTGAAGGAGCAGTATCCATAACTACctgctaagccttctctccagcccctcaagttCACTTCTGAAAGAGGCTTTGAAAGTCTttgagggggctagagagatagctcaggtgttaagagcactggttgttcttctagaggtcctgagttcaattcccaacaaccacacagtggctcacaaccatctgtaatgagatctggtgccctcgtctgacctgcagggatacgtgcaggcagaacactgtatacataataaataataaataaatcttttttaagaaaggaaggaaggaaggaaggaaggaaggaaggaaggaaggaaggaagtctttGAAAGCTCCACCTGCAAAACACTCCAGCACAATCATAGGCGTTCCTCATGGAAATGGACACCCATCGCCCCTAGTCCCTTCCAGGCAGCTGCTGTCACTTGCCTAGTTCTGCTGGCCAGTGAGGAGTCCCTTATGGAATTGAGTCccccaggcacagaggatgcagCAGCACCGTGGCTTAttctctgtgtccccagcactgtgCTGTTGCTGAACCCGGTTGAGGTCCAGGCTGAATTCCTTGCTGTGGCAGACAAGCTGAGCGCACCTGGACAGTCACCACGTGGCGCCTACACCACCCTGCTCCTGCATGCCTTCCAGGCCACCTTTGGGGCCCACTGTGACCTTCTTAGTCTGCACGACAAGCTGCAGGTAAGGACCAGGGAACCTGGGTCTATGAAGACACATTTTGCTATGAAGATATGCTACCTCCTACCCCCAAGTGGTACTGCTAGACAGAGGCtacagagctggccctgatgcaCTGCTGGGTCCTGGCCAGAATCTGGCTATGCCTTGGACACTGGGCTGGGTGTTGGTGCCTAGTGTCCCAGAAGAAGGCACCATGCCATGGAAATGGGGATGACATTTGGACAAAGGTCTAGTTTCTTTGCTTGGCTCTGTGGCCAGTTAGCTGTATTGTGTGGAAGACCCTTCACCACTCTGTGTGCATGAGGGGTGTGAAATCCTTCCCACTCTGTAGTGCTCTCTCTGGGCCATCCCCCTGCCCCcgactttttaaaatgaaggttGGAGGGCAGTGGTATAAGGGTAGCTCAGCTCCTTAGCCACTCAAGCTCCAGGAGGGTGGAGAGGCTGGGAGCAGCTTGCTCACTACTGCCCTCGGTCAGGTCCTGAGAACGGGGAGAGGCAGGTGGTCTGGCCATGGGccagcaccacacctgtctcCTCCTGCACCTTTAGTCCAAGACACTAGAAGAGCTCGAGGACATCTTCGCTGAGACTGCAGAAGCCCAGGAGCTGGCATCTGGCATTGGGGATGCAGCAGAGGCCCGACGGTGGCTCCGGACCAAGCTGAAGGCAGTAGGAGAAAAAGCTGGCTTCCCTGGCATCTTAGGTGAGGGCTGGGGGACAACAGCTCCGTCCACTTCCCCATCATCTATTCTGGTACCCAGTGTGTGCACACCAGCAGGCCTGGCAGCTCTGCCCCACAGAGCCTTCCAGTAGCTAGGTTCCTCAGCATCTGGGTGCTCTTCAAGttcccaggcagagctcctgtGGGCAGCTTCAAGGCTGGGTTGCCATCGTGTTAGCTAGAGGAAAGGAACTCACCGAGGGCATCAGGATGCTCTCTTTACTTCTACATGCATCCCTGGGCCCACCTACATCATGGTCACATCTTGCTCTAAAAGAGGCTAGAGATGTTCCTGCCACTCTTACCACAGAGTCAGGTGGCACAGATTCTGAGCATCAGTTGGCTTCAGGTACCATGTTCCCCACACAACCTTTTaaggagcctggcatggtggcacacacctggaatctcagtacttgggagagcTAAGGCAGGAAGTttatgggtttgaggccagttctatagtgagaccttgtctcaaaacaaacatgcAAGCCAGATGGTGGtaatgtacacctttaatcccagcactcgggaggcagaggcaggcggatctcagtgagttcgaggccagcctggtctacagcgtgagttccaggatagccagggatacacaaagaaacattgtcttgaaaaaaacaaaaaccaaacaaaaaggcaTGCAAGCAGACCTTTTAAAGTGTTTCTGGTCATTTCCTGTACTGACAGTAAAAAGAGGCTCAGAGCCCGTGACTTGTCCATGCCCACATAGCTGGGGAAAGGACTGCCATCTGCATAGTACTAAAGAAAGGCCCGATAGCGGAGAGTCAGGTATCCCAGCATTCGTTCTGCCCCAGCCCATCCAGCTCTGTGGCCTCTTGTCTCTACTGTTCCCACTATGGCCTCTTCTGTTAGGCCAGGAAACTGGGCTGGTCATTCTTCAAGGCCCCCTCCCAGTCcccccttcctgtcctctctgctCTTACAGACACTGCAAAGCCTGGAAAACTCCACACCATCCGCATCCCTGTGGCCAGGTGCTACACATACAGCTGGAGCCAGGACAGTTTTGGTAAGGGACAGTCGGAGTCAGGGCGCTGGccccagactgccagctgtctgtctGATCCTGGGAATGCCTCATGTTCCCCCGGGCCCTCTCACTACACAGGCCATAAGCCTGGTGGGTGGGGGACACTCTAGCCCTGGACCAAACACCTCCTGCCCTTCCAGAGCCCATCACCCTCTGCAAGGGTTCAAAGGACACCAACCCAAACACTGTTTTTGTCTCCCTGTAGACATCCTACAGGAAGTCCTTCTCAAGGAACAGGAACTGCTGCAGCCAGGGATCCTGGGagatgatgaagaggaggaagaggaggaagaggaggacctGGAGATCGACAGGCATTGTGCTGAAAGGGACTCACTCCTCTCCACCAGCTCTCTGGTGTCTCAGGACTCCACTCTGTTGCTCACCTCCTCTCAGGCTTCAGGGCCAATGCTGTCCCCCCAGGTTCTGACCACCTTCGTCTCAGGCCTCTCGGATGGTGTGGACAGTGGCTACGTGGAGGACAGTGAGGAAAGCTCCCCAGAGTGGCCCAAGAAGCCCGGTAGCCGGCCACGCCAGGGTCACCGCAGGCCTGGGCATAAGTTCAACAGGATCTATAAACTCTTGAAGAGCACCAGCCAGCTGGTCCTGCGGAGGGACTCTCGGAGCCTGGAgggcagctcagacccaaccctGCCCCTGCGGCGGGCAGGGAGCCTCTGCAGCCCTCCAGACTGTCCAGCCCAGTTCCCCTCCAGGGCTCAGCGCTCACGCTCCCTACCCCAGCCCAAGCTCAGCACCCAAATACCCAGCTGGCTTCTGGCCCCACCCTCACATCACCAGCGCCGCCGCCCCTTCCTCAGTGGGGATGAGGACCCCAAGGCTTCCATACTAAGGGTTGTGGTCTTTGGCTCTGATCGAATTTCAGGGAAGGTGGCCCGGGCATACAGCAAGCTCAGGTAAGGATGGGAACAGGGTACCACGGCTCTGCCTTGTGCAGCATTATTGTGGTGCCTACGCAGAGTCCTGGAGTCACCGTGGGTTCACCTCTCACCAGGAGACTGGAGAACAGTCACCCGCTCCTCACACGGTTCTTCAAGCTTCAGTTCTTCTACGTGCCTGTGAAGCGAAGCCACGGAACCAGCTCCGGTGCCCACCCGTCCTCTCTGAGCCAGACATCTCCGCTCCCTGCAGACCCCTTGAGGCACCACAGCCCTGCAGTAGGTCCCCAGTCTTGGGCCAAATGGGATGGGGAAGTGGAATAGATAAGAACAGGTTGAAAAATCATCCCAAATGACCCTCTGTGTCTGGGAGCATTTCCTCCTGCCTGGCCCTTGTTCCCAGGTCTCTGCCCTGCACTTGGGTGTGACGTTCTGCTGTATGACAGAGATGGAATGTCATCATAATTCTCTTGAGGTTACAGATGTAACCCTGTGCTCCATAGTTATGATGGGCTGGTCTTCTGTGTGGCTGGGGATAACTCTCATCCCTTTCTCCAGGAGCTTGGTGTGGCCCCATGGGAGGACAGTACCAATGACATCTCTCACTACCTCGGTGTGCTTGACCCCTGGTATGAACGCAATGTGTTGGGCCTCATGTACCTGCCTCCCGAAGTCCTTTGCCAGGTAGGTAGACTCTGTGGCAGGGGTCAGAACCCACTGGCCGCGGTCACTCAGCCTCACTGAAGATTCTGCCTGTGGGGAAATCCATGGAGGGCCAGGGCTGgcttggaaaggaagagggaagatatGTAAGAAGCAGAATGGAAGCTGAACCCAGGGATGTTAGGGACAAGAGCTGGGGCCACTGTGGTAAGGGGGGCAGATCCTCAGAAGGGCACTAAGGAATTTAGGGGTCAGCTCTCTTTCTTCCCTATGGGTTTGACTC
Above is a window of Onychomys torridus chromosome 8, mOncTor1.1, whole genome shotgun sequence DNA encoding:
- the Pik3r5 gene encoding phosphoinositide 3-kinase regulatory subunit 5 isoform X2, with protein sequence MQPAATTCTEDRIQHALERCLHGLSLGHRSAPWSAGLCLNCWSLQELVSRDPGHFLILLEQILQKTREVQEKGTYDLLAPLALLFYSTVLCTPHFPPDSDLLLKAASIYHCFLAWPVPYCSICQELLTFIDAELKAPGISYQRLVRAEQGLPIRSHRSSTVTVLLLNPVEVQAEFLAVADKLSAPGQSPRGAYTTLLLHAFQATFGAHCDLLSLHDKLQSKTLEELEDIFAETAEAQELASGIGDAAEARRWLRTKLKAVGEKAGFPGILDTAKPGKLHTIRIPVARCYTYSWSQDSFDILQEVLLKEQELLQPGILGDDEEEEEEEEEDLEIDRHCAERDSLLSTSSLVSQDSTLLLTSSQASGPMLSPQVLTTFVSGLSDGVDSGYVEDSEESSPEWPKKPGSRPRQGHRRPGHKFNRIYKLLKSTSQLVLRRDSRSLEGSSDPTLPLRRAGSLCSPPDCPAQFPSRAQRSRSLPQPKLSTQIPSWLLAPPSHHQRRRPFLSGDEDPKASILRVVVFGSDRISGKVARAYSKLRRLENSHPLLTRFFKLQFFYVPVKRSHGTSSGAHPSSLSQTSPLPADPLRHHSPAELGVAPWEDSTNDISHYLGVLDPWYERNVLGLMYLPPEVLCQSLKADPWPLEGSATQLPILADMLLYYCRFAARPVLLQVYQTELTFVSGEKTTEIFIQSLELGHSAATRAIKASGPGSKRLGIDDDREAVPLTLQIIYSKGAISGRSRWSNLEKVCTSVNLNKACQKPEELDSSTEMLTLTLTEVLKRQNPRSKKGFNQISTSHIKVDKVQIIGSSSCPFAVCLDQDERKILQSVVRCEVSPCYKPEKSSLPPQRSFSQPAEAAPDLCSLLCLPIMTFSGALP
- the Pik3r5 gene encoding phosphoinositide 3-kinase regulatory subunit 5 isoform X1, translated to MQPAATTCTEDRIQHALERCLHGLSLGHRSAPWSAGLCLNCWSLQELVSRDPGHFLILLEQILQKTREVQEKGTYDLLAPLALLFYSTVLCTPHFPPDSDLLLKAASIYHCFLAWPVPYCSICQELLTFIDAELKAPGISYQRLVRAEQGLPIRSHRSSTVTVLLLNPVEVQAEFLAVADKLSAPGQSPRGAYTTLLLHAFQATFGAHCDLLSLHDKLQSKTLEELEDIFAETAEAQELASGIGDAAEARRWLRTKLKAVGEKAGFPGILDTAKPGKLHTIRIPVARCYTYSWSQDSFDILQEVLLKEQELLQPGILGDDEEEEEEEEEDLEIDRHCAERDSLLSTSSLVSQDSTLLLTSSQASGPMLSPQVLTTFVSGLSDGVDSGYVEDSEESSPEWPKKPGSRPRQGHRRPGHKFNRIYKLLKSTSQLVLRRDSRSLEGSSDPTLPLRRAGSLCSPPDCPAQFPSRAQRSRSLPQPKLSTQIPSWLLAPPSHHQRRRPFLSGDEDPKASILRVVVFGSDRISGKVARAYSKLRRLENSHPLLTRFFKLQFFYVPVKRSHGTSSGAHPSSLSQTSPLPADPLRHHSPAELGVAPWEDSTNDISHYLGVLDPWYERNVLGLMYLPPEVLCQQSLKADPWPLEGSATQLPILADMLLYYCRFAARPVLLQVYQTELTFVSGEKTTEIFIQSLELGHSAATRAIKASGPGSKRLGIDDDREAVPLTLQIIYSKGAISGRSRWSNLEKVCTSVNLNKACQKPEELDSSTEMLTLTLTEVLKRQNPRSKKGFNQISTSHIKVDKVQIIGSSSCPFAVCLDQDERKILQSVVRCEVSPCYKPEKSSLPPQRSFSQPAEAAPDLCSLLCLPIMTFSGALP